cccaagctctgtaaaaacaaaatcactggcatattactcgagagggattcaaaccccacgagcttgcaattctagagcagtgtcttaccaactagaccactgagattgcccggtagctagaggcagttggagtCCTGTATAAACGATTAAAGCTATTCTAGGCTCTACTAAATAAATgggcattttttataaaattcagTAAGGGTTAGCAAGGTTTGTTTTAAAACGCAATATAAATCATAAATTGTGTACAATTTCATTGTGTATGTGTTTTAGTGGCAAGAAGAACTACACACATTTGCttgttgtacatgtaagtgaCAAGAAAAAGTGTTCTCATATAAAGCACGAAACACAATAAAATGAAATTCTCTCTCTCTCATAAAGTATCTCAAGACTTGATGCAGTGTTGTCACGAAGCCTTGACGgctagtgcgactagtgtcaaagtcgttGCTCATTGATTGCTCAGTCAAGTCGCGACTACCTGTATTCAACTACTCGATTAATCGTGCTGCCACAACTACTAAAATAAAAGTAACAACttcctgtttggtgaaccaattgtgtccctcaaaactatttacaacaacataatttatatatgaaacaaaatcagacatcagtgacacaatccttcaatctttGGTTATTAAAAATTAGTCTTGAGGCATGACTAGTAATTGCACTAGTTGTCCAGGCTTAGTTCTCACTTGTCCCAAGGAATCAATCCTTTGTGTGATGGTCTTGACGTTGTTCCTCGACGGAGCTGAGTCTGGGTATCGCTCGGACGAGACTCATGAAGAGCATGAAATTTCCAGGCTGCTGCTATGGCAGATATCTGCGAAAATAAGAGTTACTCAAAtgagttaatgtttgtttgacAGTGAGTCATACCTAACTATTACTTCTGAAGCAACAGGGCCTGCTTTGCTGGCCACTGCTCTTGTACTAAAgaccagggtggatttcacaaagagtaaaggCTCGGTCACACAAGCCCCGATAACTAGAACGAAAACGACAACGacaaaaatgcacgccctcgactggttgaatgagtgtgggcatattctgcgtggagcatttcaaccaatcgagggcgtgcatttttatcgttcttgtTTCCGTTCTCGTTATCAGGCCTGTGTGAGTGGGCTttaaggactagtcttatctcaagtaagGACAAGTttctcttcctaacttagaaagtttttaatatctccaatGAATAGTcctaagtctttgtgaaatcgtccccaGGTCATACAAAAACAAGAGGATGAAGCTCCTCAACTACATCGACGTGATCGGTAGAGACACCGAGTCTCAAATTGATAAGGGATAAACACCTTTGGTGTTACTTGTGAATGTATCTCGGTTGTGACCGCTAAATGAATGCATGAGAGTAAGCAAAAGTGTAATGTATATCGCAAATgcgagagtcattgctgacaaaaaaagtttgaaactaGGTTCTGAATTGTAAGAGATATCTGGAAATGATGGCATTTTCACCTTTAGCCCCTGGAGGTGGAGAcctcgaaaagagaagggactCGCCCCCGGTGATCCTagtctgatcggcagcatattgccccagcgtaccttgtaaaccattacattctGATCTCACACTTAAATAGGTCACACCAGATACCTTGCAGGAAACCAAACTGGGCGCCTtgaaggtagtggacactattggtaattactaaaaataattgtatgcattaaaccctacttggtaagaagcaatggagagctgctgatagtataaaacattgtgagaattggtccctctaaagtaatttttgagaaagaagtaattttccacttttaAGTGCTTAAAAgtacttgaatttgattttgagacctcagaattagattgtgccgccccaaaatcaagcatctgaaagcacacatctttgtgtgacaagggtatttttttctgccattattctctcgcagctttgtcgaccaattgagctcaaattttcacaggtttgcaattttatgcatatgttgaaatacaccaagtgagaagactggtctttgacaattatcaatggtgtctagtgcctttaaacagaagGACCGGATGAGGTAGAGCAACTTACAGGAATAGTTTGCTGCATCTCGTTCTCCTTCTCTAGTTTCTCCAGTTCCTCTGGCCCAAGGAGCGCCAGACGGACATGCCTCACAACCGACTGGATGACCTTATGGACTGGTTGACACGTAACACTCTgctcacacaaacaaaaacagctaCAATCAAGGAACAACCAAAATTGACGAAACGATTTCTAAGAAATAACTGAccaaaggccaagtcacactgcagcgataacaaaaacgatcaCGAGGCAAAGataacgcattctattggttgaaatgctccatgcagaatacgccccacgctcattcaaacaatcgagggcgtgcattgttaacattctcaTTGTCGTTCTCATTATCAAGGCCTGTGTGACCCGTCCTTTAGAGGTCATTCAGACACAGTacttaagttgtttttttagcaAATTTAACTCATTTCGATTGTAACTTTGTGTGTCTCAACGCATTTAAAACTTTAACAAATCAACTTAAAACCGTTTTAGTTCAATCAGTCGGCAAAGGTGGTTTAACGCTAAACCACTTCAGTTTTATCTTTTAGCATGGTGTGTGGACAGATTAAAAACAACTATATCCGgttgaaatttcatctttgagagggcatggCTACTTTCATTTCTTTTTGCAAAAGAGCCCCAGTTCCCTGCTCTACAGCTAATaatctagtcttggtgcaagacaatATTAttcactatcactcaactatcgcgaTCCCCCGCTCCACTTCTCCGTGCCGCACACATTACTATCGAACATTAGCGGGTGCTGTTGAAAAACTTCCAGATCACACCACCAAACCACACCCCAAAACAACTCAGGATCGCGGCTTACAGAAACGCCCTCTTTCGGTGGAATAATGCGACGTGTGTAGCGTTGAGGGTATGTGCATGTACATTACACAGGGCTTAGGTATTACCAAAGATGTTTTACCAACTAaacaagaacgtcttgcaccaagactactaaTAATCTTTAAGACTTACTGCGTTTACAACCGCCCACTCCTTCACGGCCGTCAGAATATCAGTTTCATCAGCAGTCAGCTTGGAGCTATGAAGAATACAGCGCACAGCCTCTGGTGATAGTTGTTGAAACCCACTGGTTTTCATCACAAtctgtcataaaaaaaagacactttttaaatacaaatttttacGGAGGCATAAGTATTTTTTTAGAGATACGCGAGGTTCtcttgggggagggggggggaacgAACTTCTGGTAACTAAAGGTCCCATGAAATGGAATTATTTCCAGTTAAActataaatatgcaaataataacttaaaataGATGGAAGCTCCCCCGAGTTCTTTCCACTTTTAATAATTTTCTTATTGTAGCCCTATaccaagagtgtttttttaagCCTTATTttgggcaaacttgcataaaaattgTGTTAAAAATGGTGGTCTGACCTGAGTCTGTTTTTCAATGAAGGCCAGAGCCTTAACTTGAAGGTCTTCCTGTCCGTACGTAACAGCAGCCTGCATAGCCTCACAGCAAGAGTTGACTGAGAGACTCTCTGCGAGGTAGCCGACACACACTCTACGAAGCTCATCCAGACCATACTCTATCGCACACGCTAGGACGTCATATACCTTGACAAATAAAAGGTGGGAGAAGATGATGACAGTTAGAATAATAACTTTAACTACAGACCCACTAGAGtgggccatggcctctgttgccccttttCTTCTTGaacttggtgccccttcaaaattttcCCCTTGACttgacaaaatgaaaatggccttctCCTTTGAAAGACAAAATTCCATGCCTGTAGTAGTGTTAATGATATGCTTCAGGACCTGAATTTAGAGCTCTTCAAGACAGATGAGCAAAATCTTGCCTCATAATGCTTCCTTCAATGGGACCCACCAAATAACCCCGTCAAACTTAAGTCACCATCTTCTGAAAAACAGGAGTCCGCTTATACCATGGGAGTCCGCTATGATAGCAGTTTTCAGGGTGATAGCAGTTCCTGGTTGATAGCACGCTCTGTTGGTGACTCTATTGGCAATAAAAATTAGCCGCAGGAGTATAGTTAGCTAATAAATAGCAGGAGCATCTTGAACTAAGACTAGAACAATCCCATCCCACGGTTTCCCAAGCT
The nucleotide sequence above comes from Asterias rubens chromosome 12, eAstRub1.3, whole genome shotgun sequence. Encoded proteins:
- the LOC117297656 gene encoding BTB/POZ domain-containing protein 19-like, with product MMAKERYLKGDAAPFAKEMKRLVNSKDFSDIKFIVGDSRKQIRAHRCILASRCEVFRAMFADLNNREDSPYVMSDVDPDIFLVVLEFIYTNCVSLNTKNVYDVLACAIEYGLDELRRVCVGYLAESLSVNSCCEAMQAAVTYGQEDLQVKALAFIEKQTQIVMKTSGFQQLSPEAVRCILHSSKLTADETDILTAVKEWAVVNASVTCQPVHKVIQSVVRHVRLALLGPEELEKLEKENEMQQTIPISAIAAAWKFHALHESRPSDTQTQLRRGTTSRPSHKGLIPWDK